The Cydia amplana chromosome 9, ilCydAmpl1.1, whole genome shotgun sequence genome includes a region encoding these proteins:
- the LOC134650995 gene encoding uncharacterized protein LOC134650995 isoform X1: MSDLREHRPLLREDISDEEVQQEFRLPRRHMGYRGKARNTVKGAAAVIKNWPDYWSSSVTYWWIGIGMFALMTFILYSSVVTYSLLPTTGSVPIPHYATERKNTLPKVFMHVIVNNEKEVNLNKYLPYVEIIANKYLQYQFNLIYVINDTLTTEEAMHQAQINNEDAMNSLWTEHNVFETDRVPSKIKSNIIIQHASLSNYLDGSPIQQYWKQLPNYLIGFFLRAVSIWDKGGIAFNPIILTPRSPDAIYIEKLYSLLSTYKERKKVNVTTNINSKIKDKEIPKALKKHKRKYKKKVNNIRDIIDASETDIPVHQNQTEVLTEAEDRQDLINLEMAPSNVKTVVLSNSYSSNLTSKSVLDDNQTIINDLIDNNQLKMSNYILPHFLDFLFHDSSNRTTQESADLSSMKRSTRTISTEETQGNVKTGNVIQPMIISAPTQFEKRPPNTEDNAPRSIDVENLTIDLKGNILATKSSCHAFLGSVFSDAKHRTEKDSLKEFIITELSLFCNGLLSTCKGIDVILL; the protein is encoded by the exons ATGAGTGACTTGAGGGAGCATCGACCGCTCCTACGTGAAGACATTTCTGACGAAGAAGTACAGCAGGAGTTTAGGTTACCTCGACGCCATATGGGCTACAGAGGCAAAGCAAGGAATACTGTGAAAGGAGCAGCGGCTGTCATCAAAAATTGGCCAG ATTACTGGTCGTCATCCGTAACTTACTGGTGGATAGGCATAGGTATGTTTGCCTTAATGACCTTTATTCTATATAGTAGTGTAGTAACTTACTCTCTGCTCCCTACCACCGGTTCAGTACCAATTCCGCACTACGCGACTGAAAGAAAAAATACACTACCTAAAGTTTTTATGCATGTTATTGTGAATAATGAAAAAGAagtaaaccttaacaaatatCTGCCTTATGTAGAAATAATTGCGAACAAATATTTGCAATACCAATTCAATCTAATTTATGTGATTAATGATACACTTACGACTGAAGAAGCTATGCACCAGGCTCAAATAAATAATGAAGATGCTATGAATTCTCTTTGGACAGAACATAATGTATTTGAAACAGATAGAGTtccaagtaaaataaaatcgaaTATTATCATACAACACGCTAGCTTATCAAATTACTTGGACGGTTCTCCTATACAGCAATATTGGAAGCAGTTGCCAAACTACTTGATTGGATTTTTCTTAAGAGCTGTATCAATTTGGGATAAAGGAGGGATTGCTTTCAATCCTATTATATTGACACCAAGATCTCCAGATGCCATATATATAGAAAAATTATACAGCCTTCTTTCAACGTACAAAGAGCGTAAAAAAGTAAATGTAACTACGAACATTAACagtaagataaaagataaagaaaTCCCCaaagcattaaaaaaacacaaaaggaaATATAAAAAGAAGGTCAATAATATTCGTGATATAATAGACGCATCAGAAACGGATATTCCTGTGCACCAAAACCAAACTGAAGTTTTAACCGAAGCTGAAGACAGGCAGGATTTGATTAATTTAGAAATGGCACCATCTAATGTGAAAACAGTCGTTTTAAGTAACAGCTACAGTTCCAATCTTACAAGCAAATCGGTGCTCGATGATAACCAAACAATCATTAATGATTTAATTGATAACAACCAATTAAAGATGTCGAATTACATATTGCCACATTTTTTGGATTTCTTATTTCATGATAGTTCAAACAGAACCACGCAAGAATCTGCTGATCTTAGTTCCATGAAAAGAAGTACAAGAACCATATCGACGGAAGAAACTCAAGGAAATGTCAAAACAGGAAATGTAATACAACCTATGATTATTTCAGCACCAACACAATTTGAAAAGAGACCGCCTAATACAGAAGATAATGCTCCTAGAAGTATTGATGTAGAAAACTTGACTATCGATTTGAAAGGTAATATTTTGGCTACAAAAAGCTCTTGCCACGCGTTCTTAGGGAGCGTTTTCAGCGATGCGAAACATCGAACAGAGAAAGATTCGCTGAAAGAATTTATTATCACAGAGCTATCTTTGTTTTGTAACGGGCTTTTATCTACGTGCAAAGGTATTGACGTTATTTTACTATAA
- the LOC134650995 gene encoding uncharacterized protein LOC134650995 isoform X2, giving the protein MSDLREHRPLLREDISDEEVQQEFRLPRRHMGYRGKARNTVKGAAAVIKNWPDYWSSSVTYWWIGIAPTQFEKRPPNTEDNAPRSIDVENLTIDLKGNILATKSSCHAFLGSVFSDAKHRTEKDSLKEFIITELSLFCNGLLSTCKGIDVILL; this is encoded by the exons ATGAGTGACTTGAGGGAGCATCGACCGCTCCTACGTGAAGACATTTCTGACGAAGAAGTACAGCAGGAGTTTAGGTTACCTCGACGCCATATGGGCTACAGAGGCAAAGCAAGGAATACTGTGAAAGGAGCAGCGGCTGTCATCAAAAATTGGCCAG ATTACTGGTCGTCATCCGTAACTTACTGGTGGATAGGCATAG CACCAACACAATTTGAAAAGAGACCGCCTAATACAGAAGATAATGCTCCTAGAAGTATTGATGTAGAAAACTTGACTATCGATTTGAAAGGTAATATTTTGGCTACAAAAAGCTCTTGCCACGCGTTCTTAGGGAGCGTTTTCAGCGATGCGAAACATCGAACAGAGAAAGATTCGCTGAAAGAATTTATTATCACAGAGCTATCTTTGTTTTGTAACGGGCTTTTATCTACGTGCAAAGGTATTGACGTTATTTTACTATAA